A genomic segment from Chelonoidis abingdonii isolate Lonesome George chromosome 24, CheloAbing_2.0, whole genome shotgun sequence encodes:
- the TRIM32 gene encoding E3 ubiquitin-protein ligase TRIM32: MAAASHLNSDALREVLECPICMESFTEDQLRPKLLHCGHTICKQCLEKLLANSINGIRCPFCSKITRITNLAQLTDNLTVLKIIDTTGLSEAVGLFMCKACGRRLPRHFCKSCNLVLCDPCKEMEHQQQGHGVVAIKEAADERRKEFGVKLGRLRELMGDLQKRKASLEGVSKDVQSRYKAVLQDYSKEERKIQEELARSRKFFTNSLSEVEKINNQVMEEQAYLLNIAEVQIVSRCDYFLAKIKQGDIALLEEAADEEEPELTNNLPRELTLQEVELLKVGHVGPLQIGQVAKKPRTVNMEESLMETAASSSATFREPDVVQEETSLTPNSSPAKPRMPETAASIQQCHFLKKMGSKGSMPGMFNLPVSLHVTVQGEVLVADRGNFRIQVFTRKGFLKEIRRSPSGIDSFVLSFLGADLPNLTPLSVTMNCHGLIGVTDSYDNSLKVYTMDGHCVACHRSQLSKPWGITALPSGQFVVTDVEGGKLWCFTVDRGVGVVKYSCLCSAVRPKFVTCDSEGTVYFTQGLGLNLENRQHEHHLEGGFSIGSVGPDGHLGRQISHFFSENEDFRCIAGMCVDARGDLIVADSSRKEILHFPKGGGYNILIREGLTCPVGIAITPKGQLLVLDCWDHCIKIYSYHLRRYSTP; the protein is encoded by the coding sequence ATGGCCGCTGCCTCTCacctgaactcagatgcacttcGGGAAGTTCTGGAGTGTCCCATTTGCATGGAGTCCTTTACTGAGGACCAGCTGAGGCCCAAACTCTTACACTGTGGGCACACCATCTGCAAGCAGTGCTTGGAGAAACTCCTAGCAAACAGCATCAATGGGATACGCTGCCCCTTCTGCAGCAAGATCACTCGGATCACAAACTTGGCTCAACTGACAGACAATCTCACGGTGCTGAAGATCATAGACACCACAGGACTGAGTGAAGCTGTGGGCCTGTTCATGTGCAAAGCTTGCGGGAGAAGGTTACCCAGGCACTTCTGCAAGAGCTGTAATTTGGTTTTGTGTGACCCATGCAAGGAGATGGAACATCAGCAGCAAGGACATGGTGTTGTTGCCATCAAAGAGGCTGCGGATGAACGGAGGAAGGAATTTGGGGTAAAGCTCGGCAGACTTCGGGAGCTCATGGGGGatctgcagaaaagaaaagcatCTCTGGAAGGGGTCTCCAAAGATGTGCAATCCAGATACAAAGCAGTTCTTCAGGATTATAGCAAGGAAGAGCGCAAGATCCAGGAAGAACTGGCAAGGTCACGGAAGTTCTTCACAAATTCTTTGTCTgaagtggagaaaataaataaccaGGTAATGGAGGAACAGGCTTATCTGCTGAACATAGCAGAGGTGCAGATCGTATCCCGATGTGACTATTTCCTTGCCAAAATTAAGCAGGGAGATATAGCTCTCTTGGAGGAGGCAGCGGACGAGGAAGAGCCAGAACTGACAAACAACCTACCAAGAGAGCTGACTCTGCAAGAGGTGGAGCTCCTCAAGGTGGGCCATGTGGGGCCACTGCAGATTGGGCAGGTGGCGAAGAAACCTCGGACAGTCAACATGGAGGAATCTCTGATGGAGACTGCTGCATCCTCATCGGCTACATTTAGGGAGCCTGACGTGGTGCAAGAAGAGACTAGTTTGACACCAAATTCCTCACCTGCCAAACCAAGGATGCCTGAAACAGCCGCTAGCATCCAGCAATGTCACTTCCTCAAGAAGATGGGCTCCAAAGGCAGCATGCCAGGGATGTTCAATCTTCCTGTCAGCCTACATGTCACCGTACAGGGAGAGGTGCTTGTGGCAGATCGTGGCAATTTCCGAATCCAGGTATTTACCCGCAAGGGTTTTCTGAAGGAGATCCGGCGGAGCCCTAGTGGCATTGATAGCTTTGTGCTGAGTTTCCTTGGAGCAGATCTACCCAATTTGACTCCCCTGTCTGTCACCATGAACTGCCATGGCCTGATAGGAGTGACTGACAGCTATGATAACTCACTAAAGGTGTATACCATGGATGGACACTGTGTTGCATGTCACAGGAGCCAGCTTAGTAAGCCCTGGGGCATCACAGCTCTGCCTTCAGGGCAGTTTGTAGTGACCGATGTGGAAGGAGGAAAGCTCTGGTGTTTCACAGTGGACCGTGGTGTTGGGGTAGTTAAGTACAGTTGCTTATGTAGTGCTGTGCGCCCAAAGTTTGTCACTTGTGATTCTGAAGGGACCGTATACTTTACTCAGGGGCTGGGGCTCAACCTGGAGAACCGCCAGCATGAGCATCACCTCGAGGGGGGCTTTTCAATTGGCTCCGTAGGTCCAGATGGGCACTTAGGCCGCCAGATCAGCCACTTCTTCTCCGAGAATGAGGATTTCAGGTGCATCGCTGGGATGTGCGTGGATGCTAGGGGAGACCTGATTGTTGCCGACAGCAGCCGTAAAGAAATCCTGCATTTTCCTAAAGGAGGTGGCTACAATATCTTAATCAGGGAAGGCCTCACCTGCCCTGTGGGCATAGCCATTACACCTAAAGGGCAGCTGCTAGTGCTGGACTGTTGGGATCATTGCATTAAGATCTACAGTTACCATCTGAGGAGGTATTCCACACCTTAA